The following nucleotide sequence is from Thermodesulfobacteriota bacterium.
CGAGCTTTATGCCCGGCCCCATGGTGGTGCATATATTAAGGCTCTTCAGATACGTGCCCTTGCTTGCGGACGGTTTTGCCTTTATCACCGCCTCCATGAGCGTATTAAAGTTCTCTCTCAATTTTTCGACGCCGAAGGAGACCTTCCCGATGGGGACATGCACGCACCCGGCCTTGTCCACACGGAACTCCACCTTGCCGGCCTTGATCTCCTCCACTGCCTTCTTAACGTCGAAAGTGACGGTCCCGGTCTTGGGGTTTGGCATGAGCCCCCTGGGACCGAGTATCTTCCCGAGCTTGCCGACGACACCCATGATGTCCGGTGTGGCCACGGCCTTGTCGAAGTCGAGAAAGCCCTTCTTTACCTTTTCCGCGAGCTCTTCCCCGCCGATGTAGTCCGCGCCGGCCTCCCTGG
It contains:
- the rplA gene encoding 50S ribosomal protein L1, with product MGKKYNTAKKTIEKEDYGLDEAFGLLPGTATAGFDETVELTGRLGVDPRKAEQMVRGTVVLPHGTGKKVRVLVFAKGEKEAEAREAGADYIGGEELAEKVKKGFLDFDKAVATPDIMGVVGKLGKILGPRGLMPNPKTGTVTFDVKKAVEEIKAGKVEFRVDKAGCVHVPIGKVSFGVEKLRENFNTLMEAVIKAKPSASKGTYLKSLNICTTMGPGIKLDTVDVRNTFK